DNA from Denticeps clupeoides chromosome 7, fDenClu1.1, whole genome shotgun sequence:
TATGATGTTTATACCCCCTGTCTCTTTACTTTTGGTCCACAACTTTGTCATTACAAATTACTTATTACTGTATGGCCTGAGGCCAGAATACTGTTTTTAGTTCATACTGTTAGTTCAttcatactgttttttttttttttttgaaagcgGATAACTCTGTGTACTGAACATGTCAGCTAAAGCTGTTTAATGTACAAAGCAGGGCCCTGCGACGCTCCTGCAGTCctgcccttttttccccccctgccTGTGGGAGGAGCTCAGCAGGCCTGTTTTTAGTCTCCCAGACTCTTCCTTGCCCTATGGACCAAATGCGATTGGCATCGACTTGTGCGAGCTGCTTCGGTAGTCGCGGTAGAACTCCACACCGTGACGTGGTGTGTAAAAGACTGCCCTGAAGTGGCCGAGGACTCTACTGTGAAGATCTGCAGCCGTTGTCTCGTTCCGACTAGGCCTGTCTGGCAATCGGAGGGTATCTGTGACTACGCCGGCCCTGCGGTGCTTTTAGAGAGCATAATGCGCGGAGGCAGCGTGGCAGCTGCGGCACTCGGCTCCATAATGGTGTTGACTCGGACTGTTTaatgtggaaatgtgttttaatactTCATTAATTCCCCATCACTCAGAGGGAGctcatttctttctttgttttttttttctgtataagaTGGCTACTAACTGCAGAGTTTATTATCTGCCTTCATGCATTTTGACATGTTtatcttttcctttttcttctaACATGTCCAGTGAttgtaaaaagtgtgaaaaCTTTGAAATGGGTTAACTATATTacactttttgttttgtatataAGAATTGTAGAAATGCAATAAAAGCCTTTTATGTTAAGTTAATTTGTCCATCCTTATACTTGCtgtcctgtgtgtatgtgtgagtgtatatgtatttatgtgtacatgcagacatatacatatttaaactATACAATGCATGCTTACTATGCCTCATGAACACTTCAGAGCATTGAAATTGATTTAAAGTATGTATTGgggtaaaaatgaataaaaatcaaatgaTTTCCTTCATACACATGAGTCCAGTGTTATTGATaacctttaaagtgaagtgattgtcacatgtgatacacagcagcacacagtgcacacagtgaaatttgtcctcttcatttaacccattaccctgagtgagcagtgggcagccatgacaggcgcccggggagcagtgtgtgggtacggtgctttgctcagtggcacctcagtggcaccttggcggatcgggatttgaaccggcaaccttctgattacggggctgcttccttaaccgctaggccaccaccaatgCCCCTGCATAATTTacactaaaaaatatatacaattatatgTCAACTTTTCCATATTTAAATTCTGCTGTGTATTCATTACACTCAATCTACACCAGCTGTCCTGTTTGCTTTTTACCAAAAAATGAAATTCTAATTATGGTGGATATCACGGTAAACGTCCCATTCTTATGTGAAGTGACCCAGCCGTGTAACTTAAAGAATACATGTCGACAGCTGGTAAGAGCTCATTTCCTGCAGACTGGCTAAATCTTGCACAGCTTGGAGAAAAACTGTGGTTTCTGCATAAATAAtgcagaaccccccccccccctccttcgtATGCTTCATAATTCAAAAgttaaaatgtaagaaaataaaCAGGGGTTATGCAAGATTTACAAGGCGCAGGATGTCGCACCCCATGTGGGCACAGCGCTCCGAGGTCCGTTTACTGGGAAGCGGAGATTCCGATTCAGGCCTGCCATTAGCAGTATACGCACATATTCTTGAAATTGCTGTTTATTATGAGCTGTTTTTGCGAGAAGCCTTTCCTCGCTCTGGGTGGAACGAAGAAAAGACACTTGAGCAAACACTCATCATGGAACTCTTGACAAGCTCTCTCCGGTCGTTAAGAGATACTGTCTGACAACACAAAGGCCCTTTCTCCATGCAAACTCTGGCTTATTGACGTGACTCATGACTCCTGTTATGCGCGCACTTCCTCCGGGCTCCCTTTAATTGCACTTAAAACTGAACTCTGATATTTAATAATCTGCAATCAACGTGCTCGAGTTTTCCGTTCCGCTCCCGGAACGGTGACCTGTGCATTAGGCCATAGCAAAGCGTGATATGAAACAATATTGTGTCCACAATACATTGTCACGCGCGTACCGGGAGAAGCGCACATCCTCCCACAGCCGCACATCCTGGAAAGATACTAACACCAGGAGGACAATATTTGTGTCCTGAAATGATGTTGGTCACAGCAGCATAATAAAAGCCGGCATCTTCAAATGATGCATTGAAGGTGTTGGTTTTTAATGACACAAGTATTGTTTTCAGAAGAAGGGATTTTGGCTTCATTCTTGTTCCGTCATATCTGCAGGATATTAAAAGAGGCTCTTTAAGAAGGGAAACAATTGCAACAGCTCTGCTGGTTTTGTGCAAATCAGAGTAAACATGGGCAGAGGTGGTGTGTTTAAGACGTGTTTGAGGAATCCTGGGTAATGAAAAAAGTCCCATGAATATCTAAGCCTTTTTATGGAAAGAGAAAAGTAGATGCAGTGCGTTTGATTGGACCGTGACATCGGTGATTGGAACATGGTCTGCTACAGAGTGGGTGCAAGTCGGCATCTGTTGCTTTACAGCAAACGAAATGAATAAAGTGACATCTCCTGACTGGATGGACTTGTCCATGAATAATAAACAGGGGCCTGGCTTCCCACAATTCCACGCTTACAAACGTGTGGATCTTAAGGTGTCCCTGTGCAATAAAAGGTTTCATAAACCCATCTCAGTAAAAGTCTGTGGCTTTCTTTTCCAGTCAGCATCAGCAGCAAGGACggtaatataataattaataaactaTGCAAGTAATTCAGGTGATTGAATGAGCTGATTGTGTATTGTGAGAACATCTGCTTGCTTATTTTTGGATGCTGTCTTAGAACGTTATGAATGTTTCTTCATGTGGAAAGACAGTGCATGACCTTTTGATTTAAAAAGGGGGCTGTGGGTGATCGTCACATGCATGATGATCTTTAATATGCCCCAGTCCAGAATTCGTGAGAAATGAAGGGAGTCTTTCACAAGCCGAATGTGCAGGGAGAGTAGATTTGTAACATATTcactattgttttctttttttccaccttATTTATCCGAGCAGACAAATTGGATGGTTTTCTAAGTTTCAAAATCCTTTGCTCTTGATTTTTATGTAAGTCAGTCCCTCCAACACAACACCATATGCCAATATGTATTATAAGACTCATCTTTTtcacacaaattttttttgatCACcggagtcaaaaaaaaaaccaaacaaaaggcTGCATGAAAGCGGCAGCTGAATCACTACCGCCAGCGTATGACCACCAGTGAAactgcattatttattattaacatatttttcTTGAGTCTCGTTTTTACAAACAGATGCACATAGTGCCCTCTCATACACAAGGTCAAactaacccccccccacccataCTGGCCACAAGGAACCAAACTGGCCACTCAACACCCAGTTCTTATACCATGGCGCCATCTACTGGAGACACTGCAttactgtcatttaaaaaaaaaaggcttgttGCTCTTTCATGGAAATCACGCGTTGAGAATTCTGTACATCTACACTACACGAGGCTGCACGTTAATGATTTAAATGTCCATCGCCCGTGATATTTAAACTGAGTGAATGTCAGAGAAGTCCTGTTAATTCACACTTGTAGATTACTTTGTTTTGGAGGAAAGCGAAGTGTCGCGTCAACAGGGACCTTCTGTTTATAACACGTGAACACTTTCAACCATTCATCGGTTGTAGCCGACTTTCAGACATCGGTTGTAGCACTGTGAGATTAACTGGTGTTATCACGCTAGACCACATGGAACCCATGTGTCCCTCCCTAACGTATTCGCCTGCATTTTCTATTCACATAGCGCCACTCGGGTGGTTTCAACTTCCTGTCAGTGTGGATTACTCTGGCGGATCTAGGACCAGTTAATCTCAACCACTGCATGAAGTAATAAATCTTAAACAACTAAATATATCTGATCCAGGATCAGTCTCTTGGATCGTATCTAAACGCCCTTGTTGGGAGAGACCAATTTCTATAAGGGGCGTAGTGTCGCAATGGGTCGTTTTTATACCAAACTTAACACTATGACTTATTTGTTCCTATTTTGGAAAACAAAACCATAGAGTTGCCATTGATTAGTCAGTGAGAAAACCTAAATTAAAGAAGTTTAACCTTCCGTGAAATACTGAAAGCTCTTGTCTGGACATGGTACGTTCCTTTTCGCTCCGCCGAATGGTTGGCGCCGGGTGTCGTGCACATGGCGTGCTGAGCAAAATCCTCGCTTCACCCTCGTGAAACGTCGTTTATTCGCCATCTTGCCCGCGAAGCGCCAGACTCGCTGTCGTGGTAAATGCGTGACACGGAGGACATGGAGGCCGAGGCCGGCTTCGATGACGGCGACGAGCCGTCGTTCAGCGATCCGGAGGATTTCGAGGACGACATCAGTGACCAGGGTGGGCGAGCGACGGGCCTGCTCCTCCGCGCCGTTAACAATAAGCGCGTCGCGGCCAGCTAGCCTAGCTGCTAGCGCCTCAGACGGAACGCGTTCGTGGTTCCCTGCGACGCGTTATCGGGTTTACATTTAATGCGGCGTTCCTGTCGCGTTTGCAgaacttgtattttttttatcggcgCTAAGACTATAGTTGAGTTGACTTCCCGGCTTAGCCAGGGGGTTAGCCAGCCTCCTGGCTAACTCGTCGTCAGGGAAGTGGGGTTTTTCTCTTCTACAGATCTGTCTGACTGATGTTTCTCGTCAGTCCGAGATTACTTgataatctgtttttttttttttggtggggggggcGAAATTGGGGTTAGTAGGACTACTCTGGACATGTCTTCCAGCTGTCAAGACAGTGGACGACGagtacatatttcatatttcgtACTTGGCTGATGTATCTGTGTGAGGGATGATGGTGCCATCTCGTCCTGGTCCACCCGAGTCACGTTTGCACCCGTGTGTTTTGGCAGAACTGCTGGAGGACGTTCTCAGGGACAGACCCCAGGAGGCCGACGGCATCGACTCCGTAATCGTGGTGGACAATGTACCCCAGGTCGGCCCAGAGCGTTTGGAGAAACTCAAAAATGTTGTCCAAAAGATCTTCTCGAAGTTTGGGAAAATTACCAATGAGTTCTACCCCGAGGCTGAAGGAAAGACTAAGGGGTACATTTCCTGGTTTCCTCGCATTGCTAATCGAAGCCAGTGCTTTTGTATTAATCTGTGCCTCTTGCTTTTTTTGTAGGTACATATTCCTAGAGTATGCTGCACCTAGCCACGCCCAGGAAGCTGTGAAGAATGCTGATGGTTACAAGTTGGATAAGCAGCATACCTTTCGAGTCAACCTTTTTACAGATTTTGACAAGtatgctttctttttttattattattaaacttaGTTCAGTGTGCAACGTTATTGACCGTTGAATATTATTTTCTCAGGTACATGAACATTAGTGATGAATGGGAGGCACCTGAGAAACAGCCATTTAAAGATTTTGTGAGTACATATGCGTGCGACCGTGTGTTTGTTGGTGCCAGTTGCAAGCACCCGGTGTAAAACTTCTGCCAgttgtgtggacagccagaccagctgatctgctgtggcgatCCCTGATGGGAGGAAGGATTAATATATCgatatttttatcaatattatCTTCCTTTTAGAGAGCAAAAATACATCTGTCCACAtgtttattcattgttttattattttattaatgtattttttttgtgattgtgtgttaGGGCAATCTGCGCCACTGGATGGAGGATCCTGATTGTCGTGACCAGTACAGTGTTATCTATGAATCTGGAGAGAGGACTGGCATATTCTCCAATGATGCCAAAGAGGCAATCACAGTGGAGGAGAGAGCGGTGTGTACTTGATAAAGATTGTTCCACCATCAGTTTGAAATCTataactgcattttatttttgtcatgttttagtATTTATACTGAATGGATTGCTTCTTTATCAGTATTCTTGCttaagaaaggggaaaaaaaagaatgcagatgGCATGAATGGGATTTACTTCTGTTTACTCCTGTATTTCTTTCCAGCGCTGGACTGAAACGTATGTCCGCTGGTCTCCAAAAGGGACATACCTCGCCACATTCCACCAGAGAGGCATTGCATTATGGGGAGGCGAGAAGTTCAAGCAGATCCAGAGGTTCAGCCATCAAGGCGTGCAACTCATTGACTTTTCCCCCTGTGAACGGTAACATTTCACTAAAATGGTTATGTCTTTGTTATAATCTGACCAGATTTTGGTTAAGAAAATAAAGTCTCTTGACTTTTCTGGATCAATAGATATGTGGTTACATTCAGTCCTCTTATGGACACAAAAGATGACCCCCAGGCCATCATTATTTGGGACGTCCTGACTGGCCAGAAGAAGAGAGGATTCCATTGCGAGAGCTCTGCCCATTGGCCCATCTTTAAGTGAGTAATTATTTCTTCCTTTAGGCCTCTCCAGAAGAGCCacctttaaaatgtcaaatggtTTTTCAACTCTAATGTGCTTGGGGGTGGAGCAAATATCTGGTGCATCAGGTTGTAAAATGAGTAAACCTGCGCATTTGCATGTTTGGGCTTAACCCAGGAACAGGATATTTGCATAAAGATGTATTGCTTCTTATTTCAAATGTCCATTTAGTCCTAACTGACCGACCTTTCTTTTTTAGGTGGAGTCACGATGGGAAGTTCTTTGCTAGAATGACTCAGGACACCCTCAGCATCTACGAAACACCAGTAAGATGTTTTCTTTTTGGGTGGTCATTTTTTGGTCTGAGCATCTAGTGTTTTAAGCAAGTTCTCTGTTTTTACAGTCCATGGGACTGTTGGATAAGAAGAGTTTGAAGATCAATGGGATTAAGTAAGTCTGTGATTTGATCACTCGTCATGGTATGCTTTCATTACgagtgttatgtgtgtgttcatgtttatttatattgtgcACTTTAGGGATTTCTCCTGGTCACCCGGTGACAATATCATTGCATTCTGGGTGCCAGAAGATAAAGACATCCCCGCCAGAGTAACCCTCATGCAGCTTCCATCCAGGCATGAGATCAGGGTCCGTAACCTGTTCAATGTTGTGGACTGCAAGCTCCACTGGCAGAAGAATGGTGACTACCTGTGTGTTAAGGTGGACAGGACACCCAAAGGCACACAGGTAAATAAACCTCTGGCGAAAGAGAACATGAAATAAACTTGCCGTATAATTgcgtcatttatttatttattttaatgctccCATCCTTAGGGCGTGGTCACTAACTTTGAGATCTTTCGCATGAGAGAGAAACAGGTTCCTGTGGATGTTGTGGAGATGAAAGGTCagtaaaaaatgatttttttggttACTTTGAATGAGCATTTTGGTTTTCATGCCGACTTGTTCTTCTCAGAGAGCATCATTGCTTTTGCCTGGGAGCCAAATGGCAGTAAATTTGCTGTGCTTCATGGAGAGTCCCCCCGTATCAACTCCTCTTTCTACCATGTCAAGAACAATGGAAAAATTGATTTGATCAGTAAGTGTCCcattagatcttttttttttttttcaattgttgcATGAaacatgtattcatttttttccctgtatTACCTTAATACAGAAATGTTTGACAAGCAGCAGGCCAACAGCATTTTCTGGAGCCCCCAAGGCCAGTTTCTGGTCTTGGCTGGGTTAAGAAGGTAATGGCATTTGTCTCTAAATGGTTTCAATAGTCATTCATCATTGTGCGTTTTCACATTTTAAGTGAGATTTGCTTTTACTTCTCATGCACAGTATGAACGGTGCGCTAGCATTTGTGGACACGTCAGACTGCACCATGATGAACATCGCAGAGCACTACATGGCATCAGATGTTGAATGGGATCCAACTGGTCGATATGTGGTGACGTCTGTGTCGTGGTGGAGCCATAAGGCACGAGACCTTCTCTCCTCTGCTCCATTACAATCTAAAGCGTGACTGTTCTTAAATCTCAGGGTAAATTCATCTTACTGACTATCTTTTCTCTTTACAGGTGGACAACGCTTTCTGGCTCTGGACCTTCCAGGGCCGTCTCCTTCAGAAGAACAACAAGGACCGCTTCTGTCAGCTGCTGTGGAGGCCTCGGCCGCCATCCCTCATTAGCCAGGAGCAAATCAAAGTAAGTCGGAAAAAGTTCAGACATTGCCCCAGAAGCAGCACGCCAGACTTGCTTACTCTTTAGTATATTACTTTTACGACGCACATGAGTTACCACGTCAGTCTAACAGGACATTTAAACGTCATTTTCTCATCTCTAGCTCATCAAGAAGGACCTGAAGAAATACTCCAAGATCTTTGAGCAGAAAGATCGTCTCAGCCAGTCCAAAGCATCCAAAGTAAGACCTCCCCCTTCTGCTTATGAGTTAAGTTGGAGCATTTCCTCCCAAACAGTGTTGTCATGATCCATTCTTGTGTTCTAAAGGAACTGGTGGACAAGAGGCGTACCATGATGGAGGACTACCGCAAGTACAGAGAGGCTGCTCAGCAGATGTACCAGGAGCAGAGGCCTCTGCGTCTGCAGCTCAGAGGAGGTTTGCACTCTTTGTTTGTGATTGACAGACTTTTAGGGTTTTACTTGTCAATCGAAAGCACCAGAATATTTTCCATGTTCTCTGTTAGCTACGATGAAAATGAGCCCtggaaaatacattgaaatatgaaaagcACTTTTCCCTGTCTTTTTAGGGGTGGACACGGATGAACTGGACAGCAATGTTG
Protein-coding regions in this window:
- the eif3ba gene encoding eukaryotic translation initiation factor 3, subunit Ba, which encodes MRDTEDMEAEAGFDDGDEPSFSDPEDFEDDISDQELLEDVLRDRPQEADGIDSVIVVDNVPQVGPERLEKLKNVVQKIFSKFGKITNEFYPEAEGKTKGYIFLEYAAPSHAQEAVKNADGYKLDKQHTFRVNLFTDFDKYMNISDEWEAPEKQPFKDFGNLRHWMEDPDCRDQYSVIYESGERTGIFSNDAKEAITVEERARWTETYVRWSPKGTYLATFHQRGIALWGGEKFKQIQRFSHQGVQLIDFSPCERYVVTFSPLMDTKDDPQAIIIWDVLTGQKKRGFHCESSAHWPIFKWSHDGKFFARMTQDTLSIYETPSMGLLDKKSLKINGIKDFSWSPGDNIIAFWVPEDKDIPARVTLMQLPSRHEIRVRNLFNVVDCKLHWQKNGDYLCVKVDRTPKGTQGVVTNFEIFRMREKQVPVDVVEMKESIIAFAWEPNGSKFAVLHGESPRINSSFYHVKNNGKIDLIKMFDKQQANSIFWSPQGQFLVLAGLRSMNGALAFVDTSDCTMMNIAEHYMASDVEWDPTGRYVVTSVSWWSHKVDNAFWLWTFQGRLLQKNNKDRFCQLLWRPRPPSLISQEQIKLIKKDLKKYSKIFEQKDRLSQSKASKELVDKRRTMMEDYRKYREAAQQMYQEQRPLRLQLRGGVDTDELDSNVEDWEEETIEFFISEEIIPLGDLE